The following proteins come from a genomic window of Nitrospira sp.:
- a CDS encoding Beta-lactamase class C-like and penicillin binding proteins (PBPs) superfamily, translating into MSDPGVIQTALGRAVTEGVFPGAVLAVRYGDRPVSHFHAGHLSTVPPGPPVSISTIYDLASLTKPLATVTALVLLMQKGSCRLDDRVADHLPECADVSIGSAMIRHLLTHSSGLPGWRGFYERLSPIGAIPSSAEEREQAKRAMLSLIRSEAPVYERGTRSLYSDLGFILLGLIVERSSRQSMSDYFLNHIVGPLGGPRIGFILPERLRAFSDGVDGEVGGVASTEIDEWRGHLLCGEVHDQNAAALGGEAGHAGLFGTADAVLAISGEWLRAYHGRGMILDQAMVQEFTRRQKPDGSSSWALGWDTPSGSSSAGHYFGARSFGHLGYTGTSVWIDPVRKLEVVLLSNRVHPSSRNEAIREFRPAIHDLVYQEFIGSI; encoded by the coding sequence ATGTCTGATCCCGGTGTTATTCAAACAGCACTCGGTCGAGCCGTTACCGAAGGGGTGTTCCCGGGAGCTGTATTGGCGGTGCGGTACGGAGACAGACCGGTTTCCCACTTCCATGCCGGTCATCTTTCGACTGTTCCTCCCGGCCCCCCGGTCAGTATCTCCACGATCTATGATCTGGCTTCGTTGACCAAACCGTTGGCAACCGTCACGGCTCTCGTTCTATTGATGCAGAAAGGCAGTTGTCGGCTTGATGACCGTGTGGCCGACCATCTTCCGGAATGTGCCGATGTCTCCATCGGCTCTGCGATGATTCGCCATCTCTTGACGCACTCGTCTGGATTGCCGGGCTGGCGCGGATTCTATGAACGACTAAGTCCGATTGGAGCAATTCCTTCGTCGGCTGAAGAAAGAGAACAGGCCAAACGGGCTATGCTCAGTCTCATCCGGTCAGAGGCTCCGGTATATGAACGGGGCACTCGCAGCCTCTACAGCGATCTCGGTTTCATATTGCTCGGCCTTATCGTTGAGCGAAGCAGCCGACAATCGATGAGCGACTACTTTCTTAATCACATCGTGGGTCCGCTGGGAGGACCGCGGATCGGATTCATTCTGCCCGAACGGCTCCGTGCATTTTCTGATGGTGTCGATGGCGAGGTCGGCGGGGTGGCTTCGACAGAGATTGATGAATGGCGAGGGCATCTCTTATGTGGAGAGGTGCATGATCAGAATGCCGCCGCTTTGGGTGGCGAAGCCGGCCATGCAGGGCTGTTTGGGACCGCCGATGCGGTGTTGGCTATCTCGGGAGAATGGTTACGAGCTTATCACGGTCGAGGGATGATCCTCGATCAGGCAATGGTCCAGGAATTTACACGACGACAGAAACCGGACGGATCTTCTAGTTGGGCGCTGGGATGGGACACTCCATCGGGGTCGTCCTCTGCAGGGCACTATTTCGGAGCTCGATCGTTTGGGCATCTCGGCTATACGGGGACTTCCGTCTGGATTGATCCGGTGCGTAAATTGGAAGTCGTGCTGCTCTCGAATCGTGTACATCCTTCGAGTAGAAATGAAGCAATCAGGGAATTCCGTCCAGCCATTCATGATCTGGTGTATCAGGAATTCATCGGCTCGATTTAA
- a CDS encoding sigma-54 dependent DNA-binding response regulator, with translation MEKVLVVDDEQSLRDVLSIMLKRAGYAVTSAMDGEEAIELLNKEIFDLVITDLRMPKIDGMEVLKAVRSVSPETVVLIITAFATADSAVEAMKQGAYDYLTKPFQVDEVQLIIRNALEKRRLTTENMLLKREMASQSSFAQLVGQSEAMQKVFDVVRKVADSKSNVLICGESGTGKELVARAIHYNSARSAHPFVAVNCSAVPETLLESELFGHMKGSFTGAISNKAGLFEIANGGTIFLDEIGDTTPTIQVKLLRVIQEREFRRVGGNQDIKVDVRVVAATNKDLEKAVAEGSFREDLYYRLDVIPIRLPPLRMRTGDIPLLVNHFLERFSKESGRPKPMIGSEAMHVLLGHEWRGNVRELENLIERVVAFSTEGPVTDAEVRGWLHRPATQSQQPAMPLDLTDDGLDLEGLINGIEKDLLLKALERSKWVKKKAARMLRLNTRSFRYRLEKYAIKGGRD, from the coding sequence GTGGAAAAGGTCCTAGTCGTTGATGACGAACAAAGTTTGCGCGACGTATTGAGCATCATGCTCAAACGGGCCGGATATGCCGTGACGAGTGCTATGGACGGCGAAGAAGCCATCGAGCTTCTGAACAAGGAAATCTTTGATTTGGTCATTACCGATTTACGGATGCCGAAGATCGACGGAATGGAGGTCCTTAAGGCTGTAAGGTCAGTCTCGCCGGAAACGGTCGTGCTGATCATCACGGCCTTTGCCACCGCGGACTCCGCCGTCGAGGCCATGAAACAGGGCGCGTACGACTATTTGACGAAGCCGTTTCAGGTCGATGAAGTCCAGTTGATCATCCGAAATGCGTTGGAAAAGCGGCGCCTCACGACTGAGAACATGCTGCTCAAGCGGGAGATGGCCAGTCAGTCGTCATTCGCGCAGCTGGTCGGTCAAAGTGAGGCGATGCAGAAGGTGTTCGACGTCGTGCGGAAAGTCGCTGACTCGAAAAGCAATGTCCTCATCTGCGGCGAAAGCGGAACGGGGAAAGAGTTGGTCGCGCGCGCGATTCATTACAACAGCGCCAGGAGTGCCCACCCGTTTGTGGCCGTGAATTGCAGTGCGGTGCCGGAAACGTTGTTGGAGAGTGAGTTGTTCGGCCATATGAAGGGATCGTTCACCGGAGCGATTTCGAACAAAGCGGGGTTGTTCGAGATCGCCAACGGAGGGACCATTTTTCTCGACGAGATCGGCGATACCACCCCGACGATTCAAGTGAAGCTGTTGCGGGTCATCCAAGAACGAGAGTTTCGGCGAGTGGGCGGCAATCAAGACATCAAAGTCGATGTCCGTGTGGTGGCCGCCACCAATAAGGATCTCGAGAAAGCAGTCGCGGAAGGCTCGTTTCGAGAAGACCTATACTATCGTTTGGACGTGATTCCCATACGACTCCCGCCCTTGCGCATGCGTACCGGCGATATTCCTTTACTGGTCAATCACTTTCTGGAACGGTTTTCGAAGGAAAGCGGTAGGCCAAAACCCATGATCGGCTCGGAGGCGATGCACGTCCTGCTGGGACATGAATGGCGCGGCAACGTCCGTGAGTTGGAGAATCTGATCGAACGGGTCGTCGCCTTCTCCACGGAAGGGCCGGTGACCGACGCCGAAGTGCGCGGATGGCTTCATCGACCCGCGACACAGTCGCAGCAACCGGCGATGCCGCTGGATCTGACTGACGACGGGTTGGACCTTGAAGGACTCATCAACGGCATCGAAAAAGATCTCTTGCTGAAGGCGCTTGAACGATCGAAATGGGTCAAAAAGAAAGCCGCGCGAATGCTCCGTCTGAATACCAGATCGTTTCGGTATCGCTTGGAGAAGTATGCTATAAAGGGAGGTCGTGACTAA
- a CDS encoding Ribose-phosphate pyrophosphokinase, protein MNRELKIFSGNANLALAHEICAYLGQKLGEATVSSFSDGEIRVKIDENVRGADVFVVQSCCQPVNDSLMELLIIIDALKRSSANRITAVIPYFGYARQDRKDQPRVPITAKLVADLMTTAGADRVLSMDLHAGQIQGFFNVPVDHLYALPVLLDYIVKKQIADLVVVSPDAGGVERARAFAKRLQANLAIIDKRREGPNQAQIMNIIGDVQGKSVLLLDDMIDTAGTIVQGAQACLDHGAREVMTACTHAVLSGPALERLQASCLSQVVVTNTIPLRGKELACPKLHQLSVAPLLGEAIRRIHEDESVSSLFA, encoded by the coding sequence ATGAACAGAGAACTGAAAATTTTCTCTGGGAACGCCAACCTTGCGCTTGCCCATGAGATCTGCGCTTACCTTGGACAGAAGTTGGGTGAGGCGACGGTCTCATCTTTCAGCGATGGGGAAATTCGGGTCAAGATCGACGAAAATGTGCGTGGTGCCGACGTGTTCGTTGTGCAGTCCTGTTGTCAACCGGTCAACGATTCCTTGATGGAGTTGCTGATCATCATCGATGCGTTAAAACGCTCGTCGGCCAACCGTATTACGGCCGTCATTCCCTATTTCGGATATGCTCGTCAGGATCGCAAGGATCAACCGCGTGTCCCCATCACCGCAAAATTGGTCGCGGATTTGATGACCACCGCCGGGGCCGATCGTGTGTTGTCAATGGATCTTCACGCCGGACAAATCCAGGGATTTTTCAATGTGCCGGTGGATCATTTGTATGCGCTCCCTGTTCTGCTGGACTATATCGTGAAGAAGCAGATTGCGGACTTGGTCGTCGTCTCGCCCGATGCGGGAGGTGTGGAAAGGGCCAGGGCATTCGCCAAACGCCTTCAGGCCAATCTGGCCATCATCGACAAGCGGCGCGAGGGGCCGAATCAGGCGCAGATTATGAACATCATCGGAGACGTACAAGGGAAAAGTGTGTTGCTCCTCGACGACATGATCGATACGGCGGGTACCATCGTTCAAGGTGCCCAGGCCTGTCTCGATCATGGTGCCCGAGAGGTGATGACGGCCTGCACCCATGCTGTGCTGTCGGGGCCAGCGCTGGAACGATTACAGGCGTCGTGCCTCTCGCAAGTAGTGGTGACCAACACGATTCCGCTGCGAGGGAAAGAGTTGGCCTGTCCGAAGTTGCATCAATTGTCGGTGGCACCTCTGTTGGGCGAAGCCATCAGACGGATCCATGAAGATGAGTCGGTGAGTTCACTATTCGCCTGA
- a CDS encoding Type IV fimbrial assembly protein PilC — protein MATFAYAGRTKSGAVKKGELVAKSRDEAVDQLRKQSVVVTSLEEKAAKEGFSFKLGSGVSEKDLVVFTRQFGTMINAGLPLIQCLEILSTQSENAALRKSVGEIKVQVEGGSTFSDALRKHPKIFDDLYVNMVHAGEVGGLLDTILGRLSKHIEKAMKLKGQIKSALVYPAAIVGIAGIVITVLMIWVIPVFEKMFKEMSGGKMALPGPTQLVIDMSNFAQGNWYIILGVIVAIVVSVKKYYATPQGKLAIDKLLLKLPVFGDLIRKASVAKFTRTLGTLLASGVPLLEALTICAKTSGNKVVEGALLDAKVSISGGKTIAEPLAKSGTFPKMVTHMISVGESTGALDSMLGKIADFYEDEVDQAVTNLTALLEPMMMVFLGVTVGFIVVAMYLPIFTMASAIG, from the coding sequence ATGGCCACATTTGCATATGCGGGGCGGACCAAATCCGGAGCGGTGAAAAAAGGCGAACTCGTGGCGAAGTCTCGCGACGAGGCTGTGGACCAGTTACGCAAACAAAGCGTAGTCGTGACGAGTCTCGAGGAAAAGGCCGCCAAAGAGGGATTCAGCTTTAAGCTCGGAAGTGGAGTGAGCGAAAAAGACTTGGTTGTTTTTACCAGACAATTCGGGACCATGATCAATGCCGGCTTGCCTTTGATTCAATGCTTGGAAATCTTATCGACGCAATCGGAAAATGCGGCTCTGAGAAAATCTGTGGGTGAGATCAAAGTCCAGGTCGAGGGAGGTTCGACGTTTTCAGATGCTCTCCGCAAACACCCTAAAATCTTTGATGACCTGTATGTCAATATGGTCCATGCCGGTGAAGTCGGAGGGTTGCTGGATACCATTCTTGGTCGTCTCTCCAAGCATATCGAGAAGGCGATGAAGTTGAAGGGCCAAATCAAAAGCGCACTGGTCTATCCTGCCGCCATCGTCGGCATCGCCGGTATCGTGATTACAGTCCTGATGATTTGGGTTATCCCTGTATTTGAAAAAATGTTTAAAGAAATGTCCGGCGGGAAGATGGCGCTTCCCGGACCGACACAGCTTGTCATCGACATGAGTAATTTCGCCCAAGGAAATTGGTACATCATCCTGGGCGTGATCGTTGCAATCGTGGTGTCGGTCAAAAAATACTATGCGACTCCACAAGGCAAGCTGGCCATCGATAAGCTCTTGCTGAAACTGCCGGTGTTTGGAGATCTCATACGGAAAGCGTCGGTCGCGAAATTCACGCGGACTCTGGGGACTCTGCTGGCGAGCGGTGTTCCACTGCTGGAAGCATTGACGATTTGCGCGAAGACTTCCGGAAACAAAGTGGTGGAGGGAGCGCTCCTTGATGCCAAAGTCAGTATCAGTGGAGGGAAGACGATCGCTGAACCGCTCGCCAAAAGCGGGACATTCCCCAAGATGGTGACCCATATGATATCGGTCGGGGAATCAACGGGCGCGCTGGATAGCATGCTTGGGAAAATCGCCGATTTTTATGAGGATGAGGTGGACCAAGCCGTGACGAATCTCACCGCCCTCTTGGAGCCGATGATGATGGTGTTCTTGGGGGTCACCGTTGGATTTATCGTGGTCGCGATGTATCTGCCGATCTTTACGATGGCGTCCGCGATCGGGTAA
- a CDS encoding Peptidyl-tRNA hydrolase: MHLLVGLGNPGKAYAQTRHNVGMWVIERAAARWSIRLSPRGTAQRGSGRLGGKLVELAGLLDWMNISGPPLKGILREFGLTANELIVVHDDLDLERGRLRIRLAGGHGGHNGIKSVIEALGTQQFVRLKIGIGRPPPGQDSADYVLEPVTKHEMAVFEPCLERAVDAVECLIHRGPEAAMNQFNVRERETTEE; this comes from the coding sequence TTGCACCTGCTCGTTGGACTGGGCAACCCCGGAAAAGCCTACGCCCAGACCCGTCACAATGTCGGCATGTGGGTCATCGAGCGGGCGGCCGCTCGATGGTCCATTCGACTCTCACCGCGCGGCACAGCTCAACGAGGTTCCGGGCGGCTGGGAGGAAAGTTGGTCGAACTAGCCGGCCTACTTGATTGGATGAACATTTCCGGACCTCCGCTGAAAGGCATCTTACGAGAATTCGGTCTCACCGCCAACGAACTCATCGTTGTGCACGATGATTTGGATTTAGAGCGTGGCCGTCTGCGGATCAGGCTTGCCGGTGGCCATGGGGGGCACAACGGGATCAAATCTGTCATCGAAGCGCTCGGAACTCAGCAATTCGTGAGATTGAAGATTGGAATCGGTCGTCCTCCTCCGGGCCAAGATTCCGCCGACTATGTCTTAGAGCCGGTGACGAAGCATGAGATGGCGGTCTTTGAACCTTGCCTGGAACGGGCAGTGGATGCCGTGGAATGTTTGATTCATCGGGGACCGGAAGCAGCGATGAATCAATTTAATGTTAGAGAGCGAGAAACGACCGAAGAATAG
- a CDS encoding LSU ribosomal protein L25p, which yields MKFDLTVAVREQAGKGAARSMRRAGKIPAVLYGQGECLLLTVNPEELVKILKSHAGSTALISLTVNGAQSKQNRTALLRDYQIDPVTGAVLHADLFEISMSKPIRVKVPIKIIGGVPAGVKEGGVLHHNMRDVHVECLPDALPDHIEVDASALTIGSGIHVKEIGAREGVRFLDDADQMVVSVAAPMSDAKLEALLTSGAGAAGEPEVVAKGKEAGAEGAAGAEPAKAGAAAPAGEAKAGEKKEAAAAPKAEKKEAEKKK from the coding sequence ATGAAATTCGATTTGACAGTGGCAGTAAGAGAACAAGCGGGGAAAGGAGCCGCGCGGTCTATGCGGCGGGCTGGAAAAATTCCGGCTGTGCTCTACGGCCAAGGGGAATGTCTCTTGCTGACCGTCAATCCGGAAGAATTAGTCAAGATCCTCAAGTCTCATGCGGGCAGCACCGCGCTGATTTCGCTCACGGTGAACGGAGCACAGTCCAAGCAGAATCGCACGGCCCTCTTACGCGACTATCAAATCGATCCAGTAACCGGGGCGGTCCTGCACGCGGACCTCTTTGAGATTTCCATGAGCAAGCCGATTCGGGTGAAAGTCCCCATCAAGATCATCGGCGGGGTCCCAGCCGGTGTCAAGGAGGGCGGTGTGCTGCACCACAACATGCGCGATGTGCACGTCGAATGTCTTCCAGACGCTCTGCCGGATCACATAGAGGTCGACGCGTCGGCCTTGACCATCGGCAGCGGTATTCATGTGAAAGAAATCGGAGCGCGTGAAGGCGTCCGCTTCTTAGATGATGCCGACCAAATGGTTGTCAGCGTTGCGGCACCGATGTCGGATGCCAAACTCGAAGCGTTGCTCACCAGCGGTGCAGGAGCAGCGGGTGAGCCAGAAGTAGTGGCAAAAGGCAAGGAGGCTGGGGCTGAAGGCGCAGCAGGTGCCGAGCCCGCCAAAGCCGGTGCTGCAGCGCCTGCGGGTGAAGCGAAGGCCGGCGAAAAGAAAGAAGCTGCAGCCGCTCCCAAGGCTGAAAAGAAGGAAGCTGAAAAGAAGAAGTAA
- a CDS encoding GTP-binding and nucleic acid-binding protein YchF codes for MGLCCGMIGLPNVGKTTVFNALTGGGALAANYPFATVDPNTGIALVPDPRLIKLTEIFVSKKTTYSTLEVRDIAGLVEGASKGEGLGNQFLGHIREVDALLHVVRCFQGTDVVHVSGGIDPLRDIGVIETELMLSDLETLDRRKQKTEKKVRAGDKKAAFEVEFLAKLIGLLDKGEWLGNRAYTTEERVILSECQLLSAKPVLFVANVSEGNNADEAMVQTVREFAAKRGARVVTICGQLEAELSSLPESEREDFLNEMGLTESGLVRLTREAYILLDMITFFTAGEIESRAWPIPKGTKAPQAAGKIHSDMERGFIRAEVYHYDDLLACGSEAKVKEKGLFRLEGKDYVIKEADIVYFRFNV; via the coding sequence ATGGGCCTCTGTTGTGGCATGATCGGTCTCCCGAACGTCGGCAAAACGACGGTCTTCAATGCGCTGACCGGTGGAGGCGCCCTGGCGGCTAACTATCCGTTCGCGACCGTCGATCCAAACACCGGTATCGCCTTGGTGCCGGACCCTCGCCTCATCAAATTGACCGAAATCTTCGTCTCGAAGAAAACCACCTACAGCACGTTGGAGGTACGAGACATCGCCGGGCTCGTCGAAGGGGCCAGCAAGGGCGAGGGCCTCGGCAATCAATTTCTTGGCCACATCCGGGAAGTGGATGCGCTTCTTCATGTGGTCCGCTGTTTCCAGGGTACCGATGTGGTTCACGTCAGCGGCGGGATCGATCCGCTCCGTGACATCGGCGTGATCGAAACCGAACTCATGCTGTCCGATCTGGAGACACTCGATCGACGGAAACAGAAGACGGAAAAGAAAGTCCGGGCCGGCGATAAAAAGGCGGCGTTTGAAGTGGAGTTTCTCGCCAAACTCATCGGATTGCTCGATAAAGGGGAATGGTTGGGCAACCGGGCATACACCACGGAAGAACGTGTGATTCTCAGCGAATGTCAATTGCTCTCCGCCAAACCGGTTCTGTTTGTCGCGAACGTGTCCGAAGGGAACAATGCGGACGAAGCCATGGTGCAAACTGTGCGCGAGTTCGCTGCGAAGCGCGGCGCCCGGGTCGTGACCATCTGCGGACAGCTGGAGGCCGAGCTATCGTCATTGCCTGAGAGCGAACGGGAGGATTTCTTGAACGAAATGGGGCTGACTGAATCGGGGCTCGTCCGATTGACGCGAGAAGCCTATATCTTGCTGGACATGATTACCTTCTTCACTGCCGGCGAGATTGAATCTCGGGCCTGGCCGATTCCGAAGGGCACCAAGGCCCCCCAAGCAGCGGGCAAGATCCATTCCGACATGGAGCGAGGCTTCATCCGTGCCGAGGTCTATCACTACGACGACCTGCTCGCTTGCGGCTCAGAGGCCAAGGTGAAGGAGAAAGGATTGTTCCGCCTCGAAGGCAAAGACTATGTCATCAAAGAAGCGGATATTGTGTATTTTAGGTTCAACGTGTAG
- a CDS encoding CDP-diacylglycerol--glycerol-3-phosphate 3-phosphatidyltransferase: MNIPNSLTILRILLVPVYIGFMTYGAYGLALLTLLIAGLTDAIDGHLARKLNQRTRLGTFLDPLADKLLLTSSFISLAMLHLVPSWLVILVVSRDIILLLGTAVAHVTSTPINVTPTFLGKGTTLLQLSYVLLIVLLTWRELDRSILNPLVVLMVGFTLASGLHYLYRGYRDTNGAPPLA; encoded by the coding sequence ATGAACATTCCCAATAGCCTCACGATTCTTCGAATCCTTTTGGTCCCTGTCTATATAGGGTTTATGACCTACGGCGCCTATGGGCTCGCACTGCTGACACTACTCATCGCAGGACTGACGGATGCCATTGACGGTCATCTTGCACGTAAACTGAATCAGCGGACACGATTGGGGACTTTCCTTGATCCTCTTGCTGACAAGCTGCTGTTGACGTCGAGCTTCATCTCGCTGGCGATGCTGCATCTGGTGCCATCCTGGCTTGTCATCTTGGTCGTGAGCCGGGACATTATTCTCCTCTTGGGGACTGCGGTGGCACACGTCACCAGTACACCGATCAATGTGACTCCGACCTTTTTGGGAAAAGGAACAACTCTCCTTCAGTTGAGCTATGTCCTTTTGATTGTTCTCCTGACGTGGCGAGAGCTCGACCGTTCTATACTCAATCCACTCGTCGTGCTGATGGTTGGGTTCACCCTCGCCTCCGGGTTACATTACCTTTATAGAGGATATCGAGACACGAATGGGGCTCCTCCGCTTGCCTAG
- a CDS encoding Sensor protein zraS, protein MGDIKARIYWLMGWRVILVTLLLGLSLAFEVTKGERVETFYALIIFTYAVTILYAFLFRRLTAPQVLVQFAWVQIAVDFLLETVLIARTGGIESPFAVLYVISVTVASLVPRRRVGLLTASLCIILFGIVTNVQLYGLAEAWGWLPRADLSATETLHAFGVYGLAFLVVGFLSGALADQLLLADQSIREKEQGLSRLQAFHENIVHSISSGVFTTDEKGHITSFNPAAQEATGYSFGQVQGHPWREVFNWHPSQQDADRMQDVSANMRFEVECKRAGGNRLVLGMTLSPLQEQGKKTGLVGVFKDLTQIRDLEEEMRRKEWLASLGEMSAGMAHEIRNPLGALAGAMQMLRKDLEADETSQRLIEIAVRESTRLDAIITEFLQYARPPALNLAEYDLNKVLAETLDLVQHEARSRTNITIAAVPCTGALPAQVDQDQMKQVFWNLAVNAFDAMPTGGQLTIATGCRKVDVAGRKAEVVEVSFQDTGEGIPKKNLDKIFLPFFTTKRQGSGLGLAAVHRIVDLHGGWIKVESREGQGTRFGVCLPRTADSGVRLWHEGREPWKRS, encoded by the coding sequence ATGGGAGACATCAAAGCCAGAATATATTGGTTGATGGGATGGCGAGTCATCCTTGTTACGCTTCTCTTGGGGTTGTCCCTCGCGTTCGAGGTGACAAAAGGAGAACGCGTTGAAACGTTCTATGCCCTGATCATTTTCACGTATGCTGTCACGATTCTCTACGCGTTTCTCTTTCGAAGGCTCACCGCTCCTCAAGTTCTCGTGCAATTCGCATGGGTGCAGATTGCCGTCGATTTCTTGCTCGAGACGGTATTAATCGCAAGGACGGGAGGAATTGAAAGCCCGTTTGCCGTGCTCTATGTCATCAGTGTGACGGTTGCCAGTTTGGTCCCGCGTCGCCGCGTGGGTCTATTGACGGCCAGTCTCTGCATCATTCTGTTTGGGATTGTGACCAATGTGCAGCTCTACGGTCTTGCTGAAGCATGGGGATGGTTGCCCCGCGCGGACCTCAGCGCCACTGAGACGCTCCATGCGTTCGGTGTCTATGGTCTGGCATTCCTGGTCGTCGGTTTTTTGAGCGGAGCCCTTGCGGACCAGCTTTTGCTGGCAGATCAATCGATCCGTGAAAAAGAACAGGGGTTGAGCCGCCTTCAGGCGTTTCATGAAAATATCGTTCACAGCATCAGCAGCGGTGTCTTTACGACCGATGAGAAAGGCCATATTACTTCGTTCAATCCTGCGGCGCAGGAAGCCACGGGCTACAGCTTTGGGCAAGTACAGGGGCATCCGTGGCGGGAAGTATTTAACTGGCATCCCAGTCAGCAAGATGCCGATCGCATGCAGGATGTGTCTGCCAACATGCGGTTCGAAGTCGAGTGCAAGCGAGCCGGCGGCAATCGGTTAGTTCTCGGCATGACGCTCTCGCCGTTGCAGGAGCAAGGTAAAAAAACCGGACTGGTCGGAGTGTTCAAAGATCTTACTCAGATCCGTGACCTGGAAGAAGAAATGCGCCGGAAAGAGTGGTTGGCTAGTTTGGGAGAGATGTCGGCGGGAATGGCGCACGAGATCCGGAATCCTTTGGGAGCGCTGGCTGGAGCGATGCAAATGCTTCGTAAAGATCTTGAGGCCGATGAGACCAGCCAACGCCTGATCGAGATCGCAGTTCGTGAATCCACCAGATTGGACGCTATTATCACTGAATTTCTTCAGTATGCCAGGCCGCCTGCATTGAATTTGGCGGAGTACGATTTAAACAAAGTCCTTGCTGAGACCCTTGATCTGGTACAACATGAAGCACGAAGCAGAACGAACATCACCATCGCGGCTGTTCCGTGCACAGGGGCTTTGCCTGCGCAAGTGGATCAGGACCAAATGAAACAAGTGTTCTGGAATCTCGCGGTGAATGCCTTTGATGCCATGCCCACGGGCGGGCAACTGACGATTGCAACCGGATGTAGAAAGGTGGATGTCGCCGGGCGAAAGGCCGAGGTGGTCGAGGTCTCATTCCAGGATACGGGGGAAGGCATTCCGAAGAAAAATCTCGACAAAATTTTTCTCCCATTCTTTACCACCAAAAGGCAAGGATCGGGATTGGGTTTGGCCGCAGTCCATCGCATTGTCGATCTTCACGGAGGGTGGATCAAAGTGGAAAGCCGGGAAGGGCAAGGTACAAGGTTTGGCGTCTGCTTGCCTCGTACGGCGGATTCAGGAGTGCGACTCTGGCACGAGGGTAGAGAACCGTGGAAAAGGTCCTAG
- a CDS encoding 4-diphosphocytidyl-2-C-methyl-D-erythritol kinase, protein MTNPSSRSTVSPASITVSAPAKINLVLRILDRRPDGYHNLWSLMQTVRLEDTLALSLNDNHSTITLRCDESSLKTDPSNLVYRAAASVLEVSGQTVGLDMVLTKRIPMGAGLGGGSSDAAATIAGLNRLLNLEWSAEKMAHIGQTLGSDVPFFFSAPSAIVEGRGEKVVPVQIKGSRWVMLVNPGFPIETKWAYQQLSVSRTGVQPLSDMHAGLGKACELSWEEVFQAAENDFEATVFKAHPILYKIKQKLLAEGAETALLSGSGATVFGVFRDETTARQAEIGFRTEPHLKIYTVSTSSAFRQ, encoded by the coding sequence GTGACTAATCCCTCTTCGCGATCGACCGTTTCACCTGCCTCCATTACCGTTTCCGCACCAGCCAAAATCAACCTCGTCCTTCGTATTCTCGACCGTCGGCCCGACGGTTATCACAACCTCTGGTCTCTGATGCAAACCGTGCGGTTGGAGGACACGCTCGCACTTTCGCTTAACGATAACCATTCGACCATCACCTTACGATGCGATGAATCTTCCTTGAAGACGGACCCTTCCAACCTGGTGTATCGCGCTGCAGCGTCGGTACTCGAAGTCAGTGGGCAAACCGTTGGATTGGATATGGTCCTGACAAAACGGATTCCGATGGGAGCAGGGTTGGGGGGCGGCAGCAGTGATGCAGCTGCGACGATCGCAGGCTTGAACCGGCTATTGAATTTGGAATGGTCGGCGGAGAAGATGGCGCACATCGGTCAGACACTTGGAAGTGATGTCCCGTTCTTCTTTTCCGCTCCTTCTGCGATCGTGGAAGGACGTGGTGAAAAGGTGGTCCCTGTACAGATCAAAGGGAGTCGATGGGTCATGCTGGTTAATCCGGGATTCCCGATCGAAACGAAATGGGCGTACCAGCAGCTTTCTGTAAGCCGCACAGGGGTACAGCCGCTTTCGGATATGCATGCGGGGCTCGGGAAAGCATGTGAGCTCTCATGGGAAGAGGTGTTCCAAGCGGCCGAAAACGATTTTGAAGCCACGGTGTTCAAAGCTCACCCCATCCTTTACAAAATCAAACAGAAGCTTCTCGCCGAGGGGGCCGAGACGGCGCTATTGTCGGGGAGCGGCGCAACGGTTTTTGGTGTGTTTCGTGACGAGACGACAGCTCGACAGGCCGAGATTGGTTTTCGGACCGAACCCCATCTCAAGATCTATACCGTTTCAACTTCCTCTGCCTTTCGGCAGTAA